The Methanococcoides methylutens DNA window TCTTGGCCGCATTGGTGCTGAAGTTGCAAAACGTGCACAGGGCATGGAGATGGATATTCTTGCATATGATCCTTTCATTACAGAGGATCGTGCAAAGGCTATGGGAGTTGAGCTTACCACTGTTGATGATATTGCAAAGAGGGCGGACTTCATCACTGTTCACACACCACTTACAAAAGAGACACGTAATATCCTTGATACTGCTCAGTTCGATATGATGAAGAGCTCCTCAAGGGTGATAAATTGTGCTCGTGGTGGTATAATTAACGAAGAAGCTCTTGCTGATGCACTTAAAGCAGGCAAGATCACAGGTGCTGCGATCGATGTGTTTACCAGTGAACCGCCATTTGACTGTCCTTTCATTGGTCTTGATAATGTGATCGTGACGCCTCACCTGGGTGCTTCCACTGAAGAGGCTCAGGTCAATGTTGCGGTTTCTGTTGCTGAGGAGATAATATCTGTCCTAAACGGCGGATCTGCCCGAAATACTATTAATATTCCTGCTGTCAAACCGGAAGTAATGGCTGTACTAGCTCCATATATCGGTCTTGCTGAAACTCTGGGAAGTGCAGTGGCACAGCTTCTGGATACTAATTATGACAAGATTGAGATATCCTATAAAGGCGAGATCTCTGAAAAGGATACAAGGGCTGTGACCGTTGCAGCTGTAAAAGGTGTTCTTGAGGTAGCATTAGGCTCTACTGTGAACTATGTCAATGCACCGGCTCTTGCAAAGGGCAGGGACATTGAGGTCATGGAAAGCAAGTCTGAGACATCTGATGAATATGCTTCTACTATTAGTATCAAGCTTTTCCAGGATTCCAATTCCAGGTCTGTTACCGGTGCTGTAGTGGGTGGCGAACCGAAGATCATAACGATCAATGGTCAGCATGTAGATCTGGTTCCAAAAGGTTTCATGATCGTTTCAAATCACATCAACCGTCCGAATGTTATTGGTCCATGCTGTATGGTCCTTGGCGATAATGGCATCAATATTTCCGGCATGCAGGTCGGACGCGTAGAGGTTGGCGGACAGACTATCATGGCACTTAATGTGGACACTGAGGTTTCAGAGAATGTCCTTGATGAGATTCGTGGAATTGACGGCATACTTGATGCAACACTTGTGACACTTTAATTTATATGTCACCAATGCATGGGTTAATATGCCCATGTATTATTTTCGGATCAAATGGGAGTATTGATCACATATGATGAGAAAGCGCGTATACCACCGATTCCCTCACAGGGAGGTCCAGTTCGAGCAGAAGCACCGTTACTATTCAGACCTGCCTTTTTTTGTGAAGGTCATGGCAGGCATGGATGGTAAATTTGGAATGTTCGTGACAGAATCCGCCACCAAGAAAGGCCATCGTATTCAGGCAAAAAGAGAGATCGGTGTT harbors:
- the serA gene encoding phosphoglycerate dehydrogenase — its product is MKVLVSDSLSEEGVSKLQEHFDVDVSTGLSEDELVEKIVDFDALVIRSGTQVTRRVIEAADNLKIVGRAGVGVDNIDIDAATEKGIIVVNAPEGNMLSAAEHTIAMMMSMARNIPQANASLKAKKWERKNFMGVEVNGKTLGVIGLGRIGAEVAKRAQGMEMDILAYDPFITEDRAKAMGVELTTVDDIAKRADFITVHTPLTKETRNILDTAQFDMMKSSSRVINCARGGIINEEALADALKAGKITGAAIDVFTSEPPFDCPFIGLDNVIVTPHLGASTEEAQVNVAVSVAEEIISVLNGGSARNTINIPAVKPEVMAVLAPYIGLAETLGSAVAQLLDTNYDKIEISYKGEISEKDTRAVTVAAVKGVLEVALGSTVNYVNAPALAKGRDIEVMESKSETSDEYASTISIKLFQDSNSRSVTGAVVGGEPKIITINGQHVDLVPKGFMIVSNHINRPNVIGPCCMVLGDNGINISGMQVGRVEVGGQTIMALNVDTEVSENVLDEIRGIDGILDATLVTL